One window from the genome of Prionailurus viverrinus isolate Anna unplaced genomic scaffold, UM_Priviv_1.0 scaffold_49, whole genome shotgun sequence encodes:
- the LOC125159359 gene encoding EKC/KEOPS complex subunit LAGE3-like isoform X1: MRAPDDEAASPAPDDGAEEVAVTQAPDDDGADGAAVTRAPEGGAEDAGAGPQASDGGTDGHDPQLSPRGPGCQGNCSRHDGEGGPGSKGAVVEGACAPPLAERAPRALAPGGDAAPVAAGTSSGLLEFRLTVSFRSPLEAEMARRALTTHVQRHRGLAQKELCVRGSALAVRWTTEDPICFRVSVNSFLDRLPLVIRNIRALGSRPPPRLGPGKGAEA, encoded by the exons ATGAGGGCCCCGGACGACGAAGCGGCCTCTCCGGCCCCGGACGACGGCGCGGAGGAAGTGGCGGTCACGCAGGCCCCTGACGATGACGGCGCGGACGGCGCGGCGGTCACGAGGGCTCCCGAGGGTGGCGCGGAGGACGCGGGGGCAGGCCCACAGGCCTCCGACGGAGGCACGGACGGCCACGACCCCCAGCTTAGCCCCCGAGGTCCCGGTTGCCAGGGCAACTGCAGCCGCCACGATGGCGAGGGTGGCCCTGGCAGCAAGGGAGCAGTGGTCGAGGGGGCctgcgcccctcccctggccGAACGGGCCCCGAGGGCCCTGGCCCCCGGTGGAGACGCAGCGCCGGTGGCGGCGGGGACCTCCTCAGGACTGCTGGAGTT CAGGCTCACTGTGTCTTTCCGGTCGCCCCTGGAGGCAGAGATGGCCCGCAGGGCCCTGACTACACACGTCCAACGCCACCGAGGGTTGGCTCAGAAGGAGCTTTGCGTGAGGGGCAGCGCCCTGGCCGT GAGATGGACTACTGAAGACCCCATCTGCTTCCGAGTGTCCGTCAACTCCTTCCTGGACCGGCTTCCCCTGGTGATACGAAACATTCGCGCCTTGGGGTCCCGGCCTCCGCCACGCCTAGGCCCGGGAAAGGGGGCCGAGGCCTAA
- the LOC125159359 gene encoding EKC/KEOPS complex subunit LAGE3-like isoform X2 — MRAPDDEAASPAPDDGAEEVAVTQAPDDDGADGAAVTRAPEGGAEDAGAGPQASDGGTDGHDPQLSPRGPGCQGNCSRHDGEGGPGSKGAVVEGACAPPLAERAPRALAPGGDAAPVAAGTSSGLLELLTVSFRSPLEAEMARRALTTHVQRHRGLAQKELCVRGSALAVRWTTEDPICFRVSVNSFLDRLPLVIRNIRALGSRPPPRLGPGKGAEA, encoded by the exons ATGAGGGCCCCGGACGACGAAGCGGCCTCTCCGGCCCCGGACGACGGCGCGGAGGAAGTGGCGGTCACGCAGGCCCCTGACGATGACGGCGCGGACGGCGCGGCGGTCACGAGGGCTCCCGAGGGTGGCGCGGAGGACGCGGGGGCAGGCCCACAGGCCTCCGACGGAGGCACGGACGGCCACGACCCCCAGCTTAGCCCCCGAGGTCCCGGTTGCCAGGGCAACTGCAGCCGCCACGATGGCGAGGGTGGCCCTGGCAGCAAGGGAGCAGTGGTCGAGGGGGCctgcgcccctcccctggccGAACGGGCCCCGAGGGCCCTGGCCCCCGGTGGAGACGCAGCGCCGGTGGCGGCGGGGACCTCCTCAGGACTGCTGGAGTT GCTCACTGTGTCTTTCCGGTCGCCCCTGGAGGCAGAGATGGCCCGCAGGGCCCTGACTACACACGTCCAACGCCACCGAGGGTTGGCTCAGAAGGAGCTTTGCGTGAGGGGCAGCGCCCTGGCCGT GAGATGGACTACTGAAGACCCCATCTGCTTCCGAGTGTCCGTCAACTCCTTCCTGGACCGGCTTCCCCTGGTGATACGAAACATTCGCGCCTTGGGGTCCCGGCCTCCGCCACGCCTAGGCCCGGGAAAGGGGGCCGAGGCCTAA